A genomic stretch from Falco biarmicus isolate bFalBia1 chromosome 17, bFalBia1.pri, whole genome shotgun sequence includes:
- the LOC130160072 gene encoding keratin, type I cytoskeletal 19-like — translation MSCSIKQTTGSLRGRTSGGSCVIGGGGGGGGARISSVSSGRYTTCGIGGSRGFSGRSYCGGVNYGGGLSTGSLVGGNYGGGLGAAVLGGCSGIGFSGGSARFGGGMGGGLGIGLGGGVVGGGFAGDGILLSGDEKVTMQNLNDRLASYLDKVRCLEQENADLECRIREWYAKQGPFCEPRDYSCYYKEIEDLQNQIVCATIDNNKIILNIDNSRMTADDFRVKYETELALRQSVEADINGLRQVLDQLTLCRSDLEAQLESLREELCCLKKNHEEEMNCLRKQSTGDVSVEVNACPGPDLRKILEEMRCQYETLIERNRKEVEDWYECKIEEVNREVITSGQEVETCNNQVTELRRQLQALEIDLQAQLSQRDNLESSLAETECRYNNHLAELQSQITCVEQQLADLRAEMECQNQEYKILLDVKCRLEQEIHTYRCLLEGGQQDLIQQGGIGQSSGLGGGVARTSGIGGGGIIRTSHTYTTSSQMPSCAAAEIQVPCRRICD, via the exons ATGAGTTGTAGTATTAAGCAGACAACTGGCTCTCTCAGGGGCAGGACCAGCGGTGGCAGCTGTGTtattggtggtggtggtggtggtggaggagcacGGATCTCCTCAGTCTCTTCTGGAAGATACACGACTTGCGGGATAGGTGGTAGCCGAGGGTTTTCTGGTAGAAGCTACTGTGGTGGTGTGAATTACGGAGGAGGACTGAGCACTGGCAGTTTGGTTGGTGGAAACTATGGAGGTGGCTTAGGAGCCGCTGTCCTCGGAGGATGTTCAGGCATTGGATTCAGCGGTGGCAGTGCTCGCTTTGGCGGTGGCATGGGGGGTGGCCTTGGTATTGGTCTTGGTGGAGGGGTAGTTGGAGGTGGTTTTGCTGGTGATGGCATTCTTCTTTCTGGTGACGAAAAAGTCACCATGCAGAACCTTAATGACCGCCTGGCTTCTTACCTGGACAAGGTGAGGTGCCTGGAACAAGAAAATGCTGACCTGGAGTGCAGAATCAGGGAGTGGTATGCCAAGCAGGGCCCTTTTTGTGAGCCCCGGGACTACAGCTGCTATTATAAAGAAATAGAAGATCTTCAGAACCAG ATTGTCTGTGCAACCATAGACAACAACAAGATCATTCTGAACATTGATAACAGCAGGATGACAGCTGACGACTTCCGTGTGAA gTACGAGACGGAGCTGGCCCTGCGCCAGAGCGTGGAGGCTGACATTAATGGTTTACGCCAAGTCCTGGATCAGCTGACTCTGTGCAGGTCTGACCTGGAGGCACAGCTGGAGTCACTGCGGGAGGAGCTCTGCTGCCTGAAGAAGAACCACGAGGAG GAAATGAACTGTCTGAGGAAACAATCGACTGGAGATGTGAGCGTGGAGGTCAATGCCTGTCCTGGCCCAGACCTGAGGAAGATCCTGGAGGAGATGAGGTGCCAGTATGAAACGCTGATTGAACGTAATCGCAAAGAAGTTGAGGATTGGTATGAGTGCAAG ATTGAGGAGGTGAATCGGGAGGTTATTACAAGCGGTCAGGAGGTAGAGACGTGCAACAACCAGGTTACTGAACTGAGACGCCAATTGCAAGCCCTGGAAATCGATCTCCAAGCTCAGCTCAGCCAG AGGGACAACTTGGAATCCTCGCTGGCTGAGACAGAGTGTCGCTACAACAACCACCTTGCTGAGCTCCAGAGCCAGATCACCTGCGTGGAGCAGCAACTGGCTGACCTGCGCGCAGAAATGGAGTGCCAGAACCAAGAGTACAAGATCCTGCTGGACGTCAAATGCCGTCTGGAGCAGGAGATCCATACGTACCGCTGCCTGCTGGAGGGTGGACAGCAGGACCTTAT TCAGCAAGGAGGAATTGGTCAGTCTTCGGGTCTAGGAGGAGGAGTTGCAAGAACAAGTGGAATAGGAGGAGGAGGTATTATTAGAACAAGCCACACTTACACTACGTCTTCCCAGATGCCATCCTGTGCAGCTGCGGAGATACAAG TGCCTTGCAGAAGGATTTGTGATTAA